One region of Candidatus Manganitrophus noduliformans genomic DNA includes:
- a CDS encoding toprim domain-containing protein → MQESLESVKSIPIQQVARRLGLEVIGQSARCFSHKPDRNPSLRLNLNTNRYHCYVCRGIYGSVIDLVMQVLGCDFKEAVSYLRGERQPLPPARPRRSEAERPVLSAERKGELLEAFMKFAPMQEEGMDYLRSRGLKTEIIEQMKIGYLRPGQYASASWALSRRYGFHSLKSAGLTNFYLFEKQKLPILLFPYRVGGAVQLIQARCLLTKAQAEARQIKRFAATGWATFFYNHDEIGKASILFLCEGEIDTLTLLQLGFSAIGSPGSWGFNEAWLNLFIGKTVVLCLDADPAGEKAAAWLSEEFRSRNVLSLKLYLPVGSDINEHVRKGGYLGITQSGATQS, encoded by the coding sequence ATGCAGGAGTCATTGGAGAGCGTTAAATCGATTCCGATCCAGCAGGTGGCGCGCCGCCTGGGATTGGAAGTGATCGGCCAGAGCGCGCGCTGCTTCTCGCATAAGCCCGATCGGAATCCCTCCCTTCGGTTGAACCTCAACACCAATCGTTATCACTGCTATGTCTGCCGCGGCATCTACGGGTCCGTGATCGACCTGGTCATGCAGGTGCTCGGGTGCGATTTCAAAGAAGCCGTCAGCTATCTTCGCGGGGAGCGCCAGCCGCTTCCCCCGGCTCGGCCGCGCCGATCGGAAGCGGAGAGACCGGTCCTCTCTGCCGAGAGAAAGGGGGAACTTCTGGAGGCGTTTATGAAGTTCGCCCCAATGCAGGAGGAAGGAATGGATTATCTTCGTTCCCGGGGTTTGAAGACGGAAATCATCGAACAGATGAAGATCGGCTATCTTCGTCCCGGTCAGTACGCGAGCGCCTCCTGGGCGTTAAGCCGGCGATATGGCTTTCATTCGCTTAAGTCCGCGGGACTCACCAATTTCTATCTTTTCGAAAAACAGAAGCTCCCGATTCTTCTTTTTCCTTACCGGGTCGGAGGAGCGGTTCAACTGATTCAGGCGCGCTGCCTGCTCACCAAAGCGCAAGCGGAAGCCCGTCAGATTAAGCGCTTTGCTGCCACCGGATGGGCCACCTTCTTTTACAACCACGACGAAATCGGGAAGGCTTCCATTCTCTTTCTCTGCGAAGGTGAAATAGACACACTGACCCTGCTTCAGCTCGGCTTCTCGGCGATCGGCAGCCCTGGAAGCTGGGGCTTTAACGAGGCGTGGCTTAATCTCTTCATCGGGAAAACGGTGGTTCTCTGTCTGGATGCCGATCCGGCGGGAGAGAAAGCGGCCGCATGGCTTTCGGAGGAATTCCGGAGCCGGAACGTCCTCTCTCTGAAACTCTATCTGCCCGTGGGATCCGATATCAACGAACATGTGCGAAAGGGGGGATACCTTGGAATCACTCAATCCGGAGCAACTCAATCCTGA
- a CDS encoding CRISPR-associated endonuclease Cas6, with the protein MARLVNLKETIKIRHGILTFRLEGNKPVTGQGLRAAIARLCPHYPQLAQRTLSGELIYRHPHIQFKTMDGMGVITALGEEAGILVEVFATLPEIVLGGRRIRIVEKKIEVQDVLFGPTDKEYEYVFTSPWFALNQENEKIYSTANEVEKHKLLNKVLAGNFLSMAKGLGFFLVPHVRATVQGRWSESPSLFKGVLMRGIRCRFQTHFQIPFLWGIGKSSSSGWGTTIPASQGENNVA; encoded by the coding sequence ATGGCTCGATTAGTAAATCTCAAAGAAACCATAAAAATACGGCACGGCATATTAACGTTTCGTCTCGAAGGAAACAAGCCGGTAACAGGGCAGGGCTTACGTGCTGCAATAGCCCGCCTCTGTCCCCATTATCCGCAGTTGGCTCAGCGCACTCTATCGGGAGAATTGATTTATCGCCACCCTCATATCCAATTTAAGACGATGGATGGAATGGGAGTGATCACTGCCCTTGGGGAGGAAGCCGGAATTTTGGTCGAGGTATTTGCCACCCTTCCTGAAATTGTCCTTGGTGGGCGTAGAATTCGGATTGTGGAGAAAAAAATAGAAGTTCAGGATGTGTTATTTGGCCCCACAGATAAAGAATATGAATATGTATTCACCTCTCCTTGGTTTGCGTTGAACCAAGAAAACGAAAAAATCTACTCCACGGCAAATGAAGTGGAAAAACATAAATTGCTGAACAAGGTATTGGCCGGGAACTTTCTGTCAATGGCGAAAGGCTTGGGGTTCTTCCTTGTTCCACATGTTAGAGCAACCGTTCAAGGTCGCTGGTCCGAGTCTCCCTCTCTCTTCAAAGGTGTTCTGATGCGGGGTATTCGATGTCGATTTCAAACTCATTTTCAAATTCCCTTTTTATGGGGAATCGGAAAGTCTTCATCTTCAGGGTGGGGAACCACTATTCCGGCATCGCAGGGAGAAAACAATGTCGCTTGA
- a CDS encoding CRISPR-associated protein: MTTKVSKPIEQPKSTESPILVNSSDVLFLMDATLTNPNGDPYENIPRRCRTEKGDLGEITGVCLGQTIRGYLKNLKENGSKSYGVFVDRESAIGTSGEVFERFTQKEEDLKNKPNGERTDFILKQFLAKYIDVRLFGALVTVKDKGETKKKLDELNVKLPQNSIQLTGPIQLGALGQTVHPIVIQKIPITSTFRSKEGVKGEDEQEQGTRGEKWIVNYGLYQFTPVIDATLAGKTKMTGKDKDLFVEALWCGIKARVSGSKTNQLPLLYLEVVYEDGIKGRIGRLSDFPSYKPEKEPQNYRDISIDMQELIDVLVKHKKAIKEVRIIEDTDRLKLNIASKLKEKKLIVKEGDSLTGKFVNDSDSTPPPGTPAQ, encoded by the coding sequence ATGACCACTAAAGTTTCCAAACCGATAGAACAACCTAAATCTACCGAATCGCCGATCCTTGTGAATTCTTCGGACGTTCTTTTTCTGATGGACGCCACATTGACCAATCCTAATGGGGATCCATATGAGAATATTCCAAGGCGATGCCGCACTGAAAAAGGAGACCTGGGTGAGATCACAGGAGTCTGCCTGGGGCAAACGATACGTGGTTATTTGAAGAATTTGAAAGAAAATGGATCAAAGAGCTATGGAGTTTTTGTTGATCGAGAATCCGCAATAGGCACTTCAGGCGAGGTTTTTGAAAGATTTACTCAGAAGGAGGAAGATTTAAAGAACAAGCCTAATGGAGAACGAACGGACTTTATTTTGAAGCAGTTCTTGGCAAAGTACATTGATGTTCGACTGTTTGGGGCGCTTGTTACCGTAAAAGATAAAGGTGAAACAAAGAAGAAATTAGATGAGCTAAATGTAAAGCTACCTCAAAACAGTATACAGCTTACCGGCCCCATTCAGCTTGGTGCTTTGGGCCAGACGGTGCACCCTATTGTAATTCAGAAAATACCTATCACATCTACGTTCAGATCAAAAGAAGGTGTAAAGGGTGAAGATGAACAGGAACAGGGCACGCGCGGTGAAAAATGGATTGTAAACTATGGTCTTTACCAGTTCACTCCGGTAATTGACGCTACACTGGCAGGAAAAACAAAAATGACTGGAAAGGATAAAGATCTCTTTGTTGAGGCGCTTTGGTGTGGCATTAAAGCACGGGTTAGCGGATCAAAGACGAATCAATTGCCACTTCTCTATTTAGAAGTTGTATACGAGGACGGCATTAAGGGGCGCATCGGAAGGCTATCCGATTTTCCCAGCTACAAACCCGAAAAGGAACCTCAAAACTATCGTGATATCAGTATAGACATGCAAGAACTTATCGACGTCCTGGTTAAGCACAAAAAAGCGATCAAAGAGGTAAGAATTATTGAAGATACAGATCGATTAAAACTGAATATCGCTTCCAAGTTGAAAGAAAAAAAGCTTATCGTAAAAGAAGGTGACTCATTGACTGGAAAGTTTGTCAATGATAGTGACTCAACTCCACCCCCTGGAACTCCGGCACAATGA
- the cas4 gene encoding CRISPR-associated protein Cas4: protein MNVAETQGVYITPSEVIEYLYCPRFIYFMNCLEISQHEDQRYKVLKGREVHEERKRNNPDYVRKKLGCASREMDVYLASDRYHLKGKVDEVLYLSDGTLAPLDYKYTEYKEGVYRTHRYQSILYALLIQDTYQREVKRGYVCYIRSNSLIKEIPYTEKDFQSAQAAIEEILRITQRGYFPKRTPHRVRCVDCCYRNICVQ from the coding sequence ATGAACGTTGCCGAAACACAGGGAGTCTATATTACCCCATCGGAGGTGATCGAATACCTCTACTGTCCCCGCTTCATTTATTTCATGAACTGCCTTGAGATCTCGCAGCACGAAGATCAGCGCTACAAAGTCTTAAAGGGACGCGAGGTTCATGAGGAGAGAAAGCGGAACAACCCCGACTACGTTCGGAAGAAGCTCGGCTGCGCATCGAGAGAGATGGACGTTTACCTGGCCTCCGATCGATATCACCTCAAAGGAAAAGTCGACGAGGTTCTTTATTTATCCGACGGGACTTTAGCCCCGCTCGACTACAAATATACGGAATATAAAGAAGGGGTCTACCGGACCCACCGGTATCAATCGATTCTGTACGCCCTTCTGATTCAAGATACTTACCAGCGGGAAGTAAAACGCGGATATGTTTGCTATATCCGAAGCAACAGTCTGATCAAGGAAATCCCATATACGGAAAAAGATTTTCAATCGGCCCAAGCCGCGATCGAGGAAATTTTGCGGATTACTCAAAGAGGATATTTCCCCAAAAGAACCCCCCACCGCGTGCGGTGCGTCGATTGTTGCTACAGAAATATTTGCGTTCAATAA
- a CDS encoding DUF6036 family nucleotidyltransferase: protein MTTEWSERIEQALRELIVGLKKERVRYCIVGALALGAWGQPRATQDLDVLMVLEGKKRDHLLQALQNRGFSLDTEWADHNPMIRDKHVRLLWSGIPVDLMSTRDDHDKNVLVRRRRVPLGPVPLWVAGPEDLILQKLKAGRPRDLEDSLSVIVRQGKRLNMKYLNRWARSLGVHEELTYLMEHS from the coding sequence GTGACAACGGAATGGAGTGAGCGAATTGAGCAGGCGTTGCGCGAACTCATCGTCGGCCTTAAAAAAGAGCGTGTTCGCTATTGCATCGTCGGCGCGCTTGCATTGGGGGCGTGGGGGCAGCCCCGCGCGACGCAAGATCTGGATGTGTTGATGGTTCTGGAGGGAAAAAAGCGTGACCATTTGTTGCAGGCTCTTCAGAACCGCGGTTTTTCACTCGACACCGAATGGGCGGATCACAATCCAATGATCCGCGACAAACATGTGCGGCTTCTCTGGAGTGGAATTCCGGTCGATCTGATGTCGACGAGAGACGACCATGACAAAAACGTGTTGGTGCGGCGTCGCCGGGTGCCATTAGGACCTGTGCCGCTCTGGGTTGCCGGTCCGGAAGATTTAATCCTCCAGAAGCTGAAGGCCGGGCGGCCCAGAGACTTGGAGGATTCCCTCTCTGTGATCGTTCGGCAGGGAAAGCGGTTGAATATGAAGTATCTGAATCGTTGGGCGCGCTCCTTGGGTGTTCATGAAGAATTGACATACCTGATGGAGCATTCATGA
- the cas5 gene encoding CRISPR-associated protein Cas5: MRAIAFDIYGTYAHFKAWYMTTSRTTYPLPPRTALAGIIGAIMGIEREDLPTWCAVGNGIRFGVRSLKPIKMRILVVKGLRGPAVLSLTGKKGGKRVEVNWLKDNSPPRIPLEVIDQPEYRAYVHFPQDSDLNKLSERIQGSRPHFRPYLGTANMIAYFREKVLNFDIKTTGPGTGKLAGLVPKETAQLDVQELRRNNVRLTEVVAQSAVTESFAFHHGEFLMDMGAIGIPGRLAMDFNHVIDDGLTIPLI; encoded by the coding sequence ATGAGAGCGATTGCATTTGATATCTACGGAACCTATGCTCATTTCAAGGCATGGTATATGACAACTTCTCGGACAACATATCCGCTGCCTCCAAGAACCGCATTGGCAGGAATTATAGGCGCTATTATGGGGATAGAGAGGGAGGACCTGCCAACTTGGTGCGCTGTTGGTAACGGTATACGATTTGGTGTTCGCTCCTTGAAACCTATCAAAATGAGGATATTGGTGGTAAAGGGGCTTAGAGGGCCGGCAGTCCTTAGCCTGACTGGAAAGAAAGGGGGTAAACGAGTTGAGGTTAACTGGCTCAAAGACAACTCCCCTCCTCGCATCCCGCTGGAGGTAATTGACCAACCGGAGTATCGTGCTTATGTTCATTTTCCTCAAGATTCTGATTTGAATAAACTCTCCGAAAGAATTCAAGGGAGCCGCCCCCATTTCCGGCCCTATCTTGGAACAGCAAACATGATCGCGTATTTTCGTGAGAAAGTCTTAAATTTCGATATCAAAACGACTGGCCCAGGAACAGGCAAATTGGCAGGATTGGTTCCAAAAGAAACAGCGCAACTGGATGTGCAGGAGCTACGGAGAAATAACGTGCGTCTGACAGAAGTGGTAGCACAAAGCGCCGTAACGGAAAGCTTTGCATTCCACCATGGGGAATTTCTGATGGATATGGGGGCTATCGGGATCCCAGGTCGATTAGCTATGGATTTTAATCATGTCATTGATGATGGGCTAACAATTCCGTTGATATGA
- the cas1 gene encoding CRISPR-associated endonuclease Cas1 — translation MQLVINSFGSYLRRKDSNFLVKNEEKSFEVSVKKVDSILITTSATLSTDAIKLAMDNNIDLIFLDDFGDPYGRVWHSKLGSTTLIRRKQLEFAQDERGLALAAEWVGVKFSNQIDLLNRLKNSRPEKEALLSEYIRRLEEAKIKIQNTAGTLEEKRGRLMGLEGSAGRVYFDAINFVMPDRYKFDGRSRQPAKDEFNCLLNYGYGVLYSMVEKGCIIAGLDPYIGFIHTDNYNKKSLVFDLIEMFRILADQTVIYLFSQRKVKQEFFDAIKGGFTLNPGGKAALIESLNETFEKGVRYRGRNIKNRDIIQFECHHIANELIKGEEGAGLGRLRHTIDAAPEPGGEGVQGAGALPGAEERLPGDTQSESDG, via the coding sequence ATGCAGCTGGTGATCAACTCTTTCGGATCGTACCTTCGCAGAAAAGACAGCAATTTTCTCGTGAAAAATGAAGAGAAGAGCTTCGAAGTCTCGGTGAAGAAGGTCGATTCGATCCTCATCACCACTAGCGCCACCCTCTCCACCGATGCGATCAAGCTGGCGATGGACAACAACATCGATCTGATTTTCTTGGACGATTTCGGAGATCCTTACGGCCGGGTCTGGCACTCGAAGCTCGGGAGCACGACCTTGATCCGCCGGAAGCAATTGGAGTTCGCCCAAGACGAACGCGGCCTTGCTCTGGCGGCGGAGTGGGTGGGAGTGAAATTTTCAAACCAGATCGATTTGTTAAACCGCCTTAAAAACAGTCGTCCCGAAAAAGAAGCGCTCCTCTCGGAATATATCCGTCGTCTCGAAGAAGCAAAGATCAAGATTCAAAATACTGCGGGAACGCTGGAGGAGAAACGGGGGAGATTGATGGGTCTGGAAGGCTCGGCCGGACGGGTCTACTTCGATGCAATCAACTTCGTCATGCCGGACCGATATAAATTCGACGGCCGCTCGCGCCAGCCGGCCAAAGATGAATTTAACTGCCTTCTGAACTATGGTTATGGCGTCCTCTATTCGATGGTCGAAAAGGGCTGTATCATTGCGGGGCTCGATCCGTATATCGGCTTCATTCACACCGACAACTACAATAAAAAATCGCTTGTCTTCGATTTGATCGAAATGTTTCGAATTCTGGCCGATCAGACGGTGATCTATCTCTTTTCGCAAAGAAAGGTAAAACAGGAGTTTTTTGATGCGATCAAAGGAGGCTTCACGCTCAATCCGGGGGGGAAGGCTGCCCTGATCGAATCGTTGAACGAGACCTTCGAAAAGGGGGTTCGTTATCGGGGAAGAAACATCAAGAATCGGGATATCATCCAGTTCGAGTGCCACCATATCGCCAATGAACTGATCAAAGGAGAAGAAGGTGCTGGTCTGGGTCGTCTACGACATACAATCGACGCCGCGCCGGAGCCGGGTGGCGAAGGCGTGCAAGGGGCAGGGGCTTTACCGGGTGCAGAAGAGCGTCTTCCTGGGGACACTCAATCCGAATCAGATGGATGA
- a CDS encoding TM1802 family CRISPR-associated protein: protein MSLESAYLLGEKTGDIRETLRQKGWDKYPIIILKIDNTFKFIGIEQKSPGTVDVLPTRIEGQADPYLPSLVAKEKLRLNKKDTDEKKKENIQKFRQGILRKLEKLNRSAERMRNSQTNGIIEFGNAVSEIFKAETEKKKIAEAITKYAEGIATHNSEGINGLLLCVSVDGKHAENVPEVDAYLQNADQKESREHAGRKVAGQGRCAWCGKNSSLSSRMNYWKPGNVDNLFSAPYGRKEDTYKVIPICPGCHDRLRAGKAILDKFTSRPLGGNVRVIHAPRVLHGSIQRNLRDDLQEFWKLLREDILKFVQIGASQLSRRGEKVLSLRGASTNIDDLADMLEGECLTFDVIWLRAEKSSETILARGYDVVPTWLLRLAEITDLVNNKNRNPQWSAFAGLCERKFVLEGKHFWSLFPPHNKGKEAKKTKTKPLKVITLPWLVAAEVLEKRVRPFHEYLPDFFIGVDAYWCSAEEKERKRVFVKKGAEKTKIFEWMSLWHKFSFYVHLLRKETEIMEHVIMKNESGGSIDEVSSETNNLPLEEKYPRKVISAAVREADEAKVYKTRTEKGVFLAGIALGILAIYQDEDDKTMRVLDYPGDYRLGETEYKEFMLRFGEKLKDYLYVKDFKVNKGDIILGILSASTERTIGGFENFTPQIIGFALLSGVLRANHYYYMPGDKTKQKKGVKS from the coding sequence ATGTCGCTTGAAAGCGCTTATTTACTTGGCGAGAAAACAGGAGATATAAGAGAAACCCTCCGTCAAAAGGGATGGGACAAGTATCCGATAATTATCCTGAAAATAGACAATACTTTTAAATTTATAGGAATAGAGCAGAAGAGCCCTGGGACAGTTGACGTTCTTCCAACCCGAATTGAAGGACAAGCTGATCCCTATCTTCCAAGTCTGGTTGCTAAGGAGAAGTTAAGGCTTAACAAGAAAGACACTGATGAAAAAAAGAAGGAGAATATCCAAAAATTTCGCCAAGGCATATTAAGAAAGCTTGAGAAACTTAATAGAAGTGCTGAAAGGATGAGAAACAGCCAGACCAACGGTATTATTGAATTTGGTAATGCTGTCTCGGAAATTTTTAAAGCTGAGACTGAGAAGAAAAAGATAGCAGAGGCGATTACCAAATATGCGGAGGGAATAGCCACCCATAATTCAGAGGGTATAAATGGCCTTTTGCTCTGCGTCTCCGTGGACGGGAAACATGCCGAAAACGTTCCGGAAGTGGATGCGTATCTCCAAAATGCAGATCAGAAAGAGAGCAGGGAACACGCCGGGAGAAAGGTGGCGGGACAAGGTCGCTGTGCGTGGTGTGGTAAGAATAGTAGCCTATCCTCTCGAATGAATTATTGGAAACCGGGAAATGTGGACAATCTTTTCAGCGCCCCTTACGGCCGGAAAGAGGATACTTACAAAGTGATCCCAATCTGCCCTGGGTGTCACGATCGTCTCAGGGCGGGGAAGGCGATTCTGGATAAATTCACGAGCCGCCCTCTTGGGGGAAATGTTCGAGTAATTCATGCGCCCCGTGTTCTCCATGGAAGTATCCAACGAAACTTACGCGATGATCTTCAAGAGTTTTGGAAACTATTGAGAGAAGATATCTTGAAATTTGTACAGATTGGAGCTAGTCAGCTTTCTCGCAGAGGAGAAAAGGTATTAAGCCTTCGCGGAGCTTCCACCAATATAGATGACCTTGCAGATATGCTTGAAGGAGAATGTTTGACATTTGACGTAATATGGTTAAGGGCAGAAAAATCATCTGAAACTATTCTTGCGAGGGGATACGATGTTGTTCCAACGTGGCTTCTTCGTTTAGCTGAAATAACGGACTTGGTAAACAACAAAAATAGAAATCCTCAATGGTCTGCCTTTGCCGGTTTGTGTGAAAGGAAGTTTGTTTTGGAAGGAAAACATTTTTGGTCACTATTTCCACCACATAATAAGGGAAAAGAGGCAAAGAAGACCAAAACTAAACCTTTGAAAGTGATAACTCTTCCGTGGCTCGTAGCGGCCGAAGTATTGGAGAAGCGCGTACGACCTTTTCATGAATATCTTCCTGATTTTTTTATTGGGGTTGATGCTTACTGGTGTAGCGCAGAAGAGAAAGAACGAAAAAGAGTGTTTGTCAAAAAGGGAGCAGAAAAGACTAAGATCTTTGAATGGATGTCTCTTTGGCATAAGTTTTCTTTCTATGTTCATCTCTTGCGAAAGGAGACCGAAATTATGGAGCATGTGATCATGAAAAATGAAAGCGGAGGAAGTATTGACGAGGTCTCCTCTGAGACAAATAACCTTCCCCTCGAAGAAAAATATCCTCGTAAAGTAATTAGTGCTGCTGTTCGAGAAGCAGACGAGGCAAAGGTATACAAAACAAGAACAGAAAAAGGAGTTTTTCTTGCTGGTATTGCTCTTGGCATCCTTGCTATCTACCAAGATGAGGATGATAAAACGATGCGGGTTCTCGATTATCCTGGTGATTATCGCCTGGGAGAAACAGAATACAAAGAATTCATGTTGCGTTTTGGCGAAAAGCTAAAAGACTATCTTTATGTGAAAGATTTCAAAGTAAATAAGGGAGACATTATACTGGGCATTTTGAGCGCCTCAACAGAGAGAACCATTGGAGGTTTCGAGAATTTTACACCGCAAATCATCGGCTTTGCGCTTCTCAGTGGAGTTCTTAGAGCCAATCATTATTATTACATGCCAGGAGATAAAACCAAGCAAAAGAAGGGGGTAAAATCATGA
- the cas3 gene encoding CRISPR-associated helicase Cas3', which produces MKPIYSHKLESGKFLPWIAHAQRVADRALAIVRSKQFEFPSFQREDVEDAIYLCALFHDFGKGTQYFQIYLKTAHRHDLSKAFVKAGLIANERLKDHSLLSGLCAFKVACESFSNKSKGIREQLAASIFLTCASHHGSLKSQGWVSETLTDGFENTTLEDLARMYETLDPQMFVLNFPSVSGSGRGFNAQVCEHLDFRKVAIEVRKTFTKIASTRTTFELNILTMFLYSILLESDKFWLVTGEKDSSILPYTLDERSVDVYRTQKFSNVPKTVLNDMRNMAYQEVGNTLSAITPQKVQTGGFWNLSLPTGMGKTLILADAGLKVANLMVKAGMRPKVIVALPFLSVIEQSYEEYAKILGSDNILKYHSLSDLGAGSMADGTDRDTIKFHADIWNKPFIVTTFDQLLYAFLSEKKAFASRFHNLFNAVVLLDEIQGVPYKAWTTFAEFVNLLCKIGKSHFIISSATCPDFEVPGTGHLVENPNRYYKKLKRTNLSIKKIKEPMDEDELLKFLDSLLVGHTGQSLLVILNTVRCAQKIYEELTERYLGRRVYSLTAALLPIHRAAIIAQVKEDIKNKGAPILIATQTVEAGVDLDFDATVRDIAPLDSIIQAAGRTNRNWGNPQRGVVYLVCVKSNEKLHAHAIYGRDSDGHSLEVDVTVDMLGQCKSDELEETKFLNLVQRYFNWLHTRAQKDTDAMALGQALRKLRFDLQTKTIKQMLRGEDEKTRIFLIHNQVSMELLERVKAAWESVQGERFKINQWELELLDARGGLAENTLGLYRWQFRILDINYVDSSRELFPYVDVTDNRHIYDFDIAESAGIGFRYNQSQSSPSQIIF; this is translated from the coding sequence ATGAAACCAATCTATTCTCATAAACTGGAATCAGGAAAATTTCTCCCTTGGATAGCCCATGCTCAGCGGGTAGCAGATCGCGCTTTGGCAATTGTTCGCTCAAAACAATTTGAGTTCCCGAGTTTTCAACGAGAAGACGTTGAAGATGCTATTTACCTATGCGCTCTATTCCACGATTTCGGAAAAGGCACCCAGTATTTTCAGATTTATCTTAAAACTGCCCATAGGCACGATTTATCTAAAGCTTTTGTGAAAGCGGGTTTAATAGCAAACGAAAGGCTAAAAGACCATTCATTACTATCCGGCTTATGTGCTTTCAAGGTAGCATGTGAGTCATTCTCCAATAAATCTAAAGGAATTAGAGAACAACTAGCGGCATCTATTTTTCTTACATGCGCAAGTCATCACGGATCACTAAAGAGTCAGGGATGGGTAAGTGAGACCTTGACTGATGGCTTTGAAAATACAACTCTGGAAGATCTCGCACGAATGTATGAAACTTTAGATCCGCAAATGTTCGTCCTAAACTTTCCTTCTGTTTCCGGCTCTGGTCGGGGATTTAACGCCCAAGTCTGTGAGCATCTTGACTTTAGAAAAGTCGCCATAGAAGTGCGTAAGACGTTTACAAAGATTGCCAGTACTCGTACAACTTTTGAACTCAATATACTTACGATGTTTCTCTACTCCATTCTGCTGGAATCGGACAAGTTTTGGCTTGTGACTGGAGAGAAGGACAGTTCCATCCTCCCCTACACCCTAGATGAACGATCGGTCGATGTATATCGCACACAAAAATTTTCAAACGTCCCTAAAACGGTTTTGAACGATATGAGGAACATGGCTTACCAAGAAGTAGGCAATACGCTCTCCGCCATCACACCTCAGAAGGTTCAAACAGGAGGCTTCTGGAATTTATCTCTTCCTACGGGTATGGGCAAGACACTCATTCTCGCCGATGCTGGACTAAAAGTCGCTAATCTGATGGTGAAAGCTGGGATGCGGCCTAAGGTTATTGTGGCGCTCCCCTTTTTGTCGGTCATTGAGCAGTCGTACGAGGAGTATGCAAAAATTCTTGGGAGCGACAACATCCTAAAATATCACTCTCTTTCAGATCTGGGTGCAGGGAGCATGGCCGATGGAACGGACAGGGATACGATAAAATTCCATGCCGACATCTGGAACAAACCCTTTATCGTGACTACATTCGATCAGTTGCTCTATGCGTTCCTAAGTGAGAAGAAGGCCTTTGCTTCCAGATTTCACAACCTGTTCAATGCGGTTGTGCTTTTGGACGAAATTCAAGGAGTACCATATAAAGCGTGGACTACTTTTGCTGAGTTTGTGAACCTTCTCTGTAAAATCGGTAAAAGCCATTTTATTATCAGCAGTGCAACATGTCCTGACTTTGAAGTACCAGGAACCGGTCATTTGGTAGAAAACCCGAATCGTTACTATAAGAAACTAAAACGAACGAACCTTTCTATCAAAAAGATTAAGGAGCCTATGGACGAGGATGAACTGCTAAAATTCCTGGACAGTTTACTTGTAGGTCATACGGGCCAATCGCTTTTGGTGATTCTAAATACCGTCCGCTGCGCTCAAAAAATATACGAGGAGTTAACCGAGCGTTATTTAGGAAGGCGTGTCTACAGTTTAACCGCTGCTCTCCTGCCAATTCACCGGGCTGCAATTATCGCGCAGGTTAAGGAGGATATAAAAAATAAAGGAGCACCCATTCTTATCGCTACTCAGACAGTAGAAGCTGGCGTAGATTTGGATTTTGATGCAACCGTGCGTGATATAGCGCCCCTGGATTCTATTATTCAGGCGGCAGGGCGTACCAATAGAAACTGGGGTAATCCTCAAAGAGGGGTGGTCTATCTGGTTTGTGTTAAATCCAACGAGAAATTGCATGCTCATGCTATTTATGGAAGAGATTCAGATGGACATTCTCTGGAAGTGGACGTCACAGTCGATATGCTTGGTCAGTGCAAATCAGATGAGCTTGAAGAAACGAAGTTTCTCAATCTAGTGCAACGTTATTTTAACTGGCTCCATACACGAGCGCAGAAGGATACTGATGCGATGGCTCTTGGGCAAGCGTTAAGAAAACTGAGGTTTGATCTGCAAACAAAAACGATAAAACAAATGCTCCGTGGCGAAGATGAGAAAACGAGGATCTTTCTAATCCATAATCAGGTCAGTATGGAACTTCTAGAACGGGTAAAGGCAGCATGGGAATCAGTTCAGGGTGAAAGATTCAAGATCAATCAATGGGAATTGGAACTCTTGGATGCCCGTGGGGGCCTCGCCGAGAATACACTGGGGCTTTACAGATGGCAGTTCAGGATATTAGATATCAATTACGTTGACTCATCAAGAGAATTATTTCCCTATGTGGATGTTACCGATAATAGACACATTTATGATTTTGATATTGCTGAGTCTGCTGGAATAGGCTTTCGCTATAACCAAAGCCAATCTTCACCCTCACAGATTATTTTTTAA
- the cas2 gene encoding CRISPR-associated endonuclease Cas2 has translation MQSTPRRSRVAKACKGQGLYRVQKSVFLGTLNPNQMDELAMRCNDLIDAEHDSVYLFPFCDADFKKIKLVGQAFDKELVTDEILSKFF, from the coding sequence ATACAATCGACGCCGCGCCGGAGCCGGGTGGCGAAGGCGTGCAAGGGGCAGGGGCTTTACCGGGTGCAGAAGAGCGTCTTCCTGGGGACACTCAATCCGAATCAGATGGATGAGCTGGCGATGCGCTGCAACGACCTGATCGACGCGGAGCACGACTCAGTCTATCTCTTTCCCTTCTGCGATGCCGACTTCAAGAAAATTAAACTGGTCGGGCAAGCGTTCGACAAAGAGCTGGTCACGGACGAGATTTTATCGAAGTTCTTTTAG